The bacterium genome segment TTACCTCGGTAAAAATAGAGGGCGTTCTTCATGAATTCTCTACTATTCCAGGGGTAGTTGAAGATGTTCCGGAGATAATTTTAAATCTAAAAAAATTGATTTTAAAATTACATGATTCTGAAACAGTAAAAATTTACTTAAACAAAGAAGGAGAAGGAGAAGTAACGGGAGAGGATTTTCAATGTCCACCACAAGTAGAAATACTTAACAAAAATCTCCATATTGCCACAATGGATACTGATGGAAAATTAAATATGGAATTAGAAATAGTGAAAGGATACGGTTATGTATCAGCTGAACAGAATAAAACAGGACAGGAATCAATCGGAGTTATATGCATAGATTCCTTTTTTTCTCCAGTAGTTCGCGTTGCCTATTCAGTAGAAGGTGTCCGCGTAGGACAAATGACCGATTATGAACGGTTGATATTAGAAGTGTGGACAAATGGAGTTCTACAACCTCATCAAGCCGTAGCCCAGGCCGCCAGACTTATCAAAGATCAAATCGCGGCTTTTATTGATATTAAGGAGGAAGAAGACAAATCTGAAGAACCAATAGTGGATAAAGAAACTGAAAGATTAAAGAATATTTTAAAAATGAACATCGAAGAATTAGAATTATCAGTCAGGTCGTCTAATTGCCTTAAAGCCGCTAATATTAAAATATTAGGTGAATTGGTTAAAAAAACCGAAAATGATATGTTAAAAACTCGAAATTTCGGTAAAAAATCACTCACAGAAATAAAAAATAAATTAGCCACTTATGGAGTTTCATTAGGAATAAAAGATATAGACCATTTATTAGAGAATAATAAGAAATAGTAGTGTCGTGTTGAACAAATAACGCACGGAATTTGATTCTGGTAACTGGTAATTGGTAACTGGTAATTGGTAACTGGTAATTAAATACCGTTCGGCTGAGGTAATCGGT includes the following:
- a CDS encoding DNA-directed RNA polymerase subunit alpha — encoded protein: MGSKGGISALKRIKKIEWEKETLTDSYGKLIAEPFEPGRGTTIGNSLRRMLLTAIEGAAITSVKIEGVLHEFSTIPGVVEDVPEIILNLKKLILKLHDSETVKIYLNKEGEGEVTGEDFQCPPQVEILNKNLHIATMDTDGKLNMELEIVKGYGYVSAEQNKTGQESIGVICIDSFFSPVVRVAYSVEGVRVGQMTDYERLILEVWTNGVLQPHQAVAQAARLIKDQIAAFIDIKEEEDKSEEPIVDKETERLKNILKMNIEELELSVRSSNCLKAANIKILGELVKKTENDMLKTRNFGKKSLTEIKNKLATYGVSLGIKDIDHLLENNKK